The Deltaproteobacteria bacterium sequence CGAGGCGTACGAGCGGTGGAAGCGCGGCGTGCGCGACGTGGTGTTCCCGGCCGGCTCGTATGCGATGCGCGTCTATCAAGGCGTCGCCGTCGCCGACACAGCTTGACGCCCGGCCCCGGGCCCGCGACGACCGCAGCAAGTGACTCGGCTTGCCGCGCCAACCCGCGTCCGCCGGCAGCGGAGTGTGGGCGCGGTCACCGGGTTGTCGTCCGCGGATCTGCCGCGGCGGTGGCTCGTCAGCCCGCTGCGCGCCGATTGCGCCCGCGCCGGTCGCCTCGCCAACGAGGTTCGTTCGCTGCGGGTCCGATCAACCCGGGTGCGGGTCCGTTCCGGGTCCGTCCCGATCAACCCGGGTGCGGGTCCGTCCCGATCAACCCGGGTGCGGGTCCGTCCGCCAACGAGGTTCGTTCGCTGCGGGTCCGATCAACTCGGGTGCGGGGCTGGCCGATCAACTCGGGTGCGGGGCTGGCCAACTCGGGTGCGGGGCTGGCTAACTCGGGTGCGGGGCTGGCGGCCCGCGGGTGCGGGGCTGGCCCGGGTCCGATCAACTCGGGTGCGGGGCTGGCCGGGTGCGGGGCTGGACGAGTTCTACTGGAGCGCGCACAAGCTCACCGAGCCGAAACCGGGCGCAACCGACGACGGCGGCCCGCTCGAGTGAGCGCTGCTGCGTCATTGCACGCGCCGGGCGGCCGGATGCGTCACCGCCGGCGTAGGACCGGAGGGGACCGCGTGCGACGAGCGAAATCCGGAGGCGTCGCGGTGCCGCGCGCGGGCGACCGCCGTGCGCTCGGGTGAGCACGGCACCCGGGTGGGGCACGGCCAGCGGGGGACGAGTTCCCGTGCTACCGTCCCCGGCGCGCGCGCATGATTTGCCTTCGTGAGGTTACCAAGCGCTTCGGCAATAC is a genomic window containing:
- a CDS encoding transposase, encoding EAYERWKRGVRDVVFPAGSYAMRVYQGVAVADTA